From one Cyanobacterium stanieri PCC 7202 genomic stretch:
- a CDS encoding thioesterase superfamily protein (PFAM: Thioesterase superfamily~TIGRFAM: acyl-CoA thioester hydrolase, YbgC/YbaW family~COGs: COG0824 thioesterase~InterPro IPR006683~KEGG: cyc:PCC7424_0457 thioesterase superfamily protein~PFAM: thioesterase superfamily protein~SPTR: Thioesterase superfamily protein), which yields MKFIYERKIHFADTDSAGVVYFARLLSICHEAYEHYLESLQVNLHDFFRHPSMAIPIIHGEIDFFRPLFCGDNIQVGLKAIALNPKTFEIEYTIEKKEQQVATAKTRHVCINPQTRKSQPLPNYIYDHLLSQEDDL from the coding sequence ATGAAATTCATTTACGAAAGAAAAATTCACTTTGCCGATACCGATAGTGCAGGGGTGGTGTATTTTGCCCGACTGCTTTCTATCTGTCATGAAGCCTACGAGCATTATTTGGAATCTTTACAGGTGAATTTACACGATTTTTTTCGTCATCCTTCCATGGCAATACCGATTATCCATGGAGAAATTGATTTTTTTCGTCCTCTTTTTTGTGGGGATAACATTCAAGTAGGACTAAAAGCGATCGCCCTTAATCCCAAAACCTTTGAAATTGAGTATACCATCGAAAAAAAAGAACAACAAGTGGCAACGGCAAAAACTCGCCATGTATGTATCAATCCCCAAACCAGAAAAAGCCAACCCTTACCTAATTATATTTACGACCACTTGCTTTCTCAAGAAGATGATTTATAA